From one Streptomyces chromofuscus genomic stretch:
- a CDS encoding APC family permease — protein sequence MTQLDVRPPAGDKGAPPTEGMRAKGLSGNSVGLLGSAVIGVSTVAPVYCLTSTLGSTAGEVGVQMPAVFLAGFLPMLLVAFAYRELNKAMPDCGTSFTWTVKAFGPRLGWMCGWGLVIATIIVLSNLAGVATSYFWLLAGEITGSESVAALDGNKAVHIVTCLALIAVATLISYRGMTATKGVQYALVALQLLVLAVFVAMAFGKAGSAEFPTSAEFSWSWLNPFAVQSFGAFTAGLSLSIFMYWGWDACLTANEETSGSTRTPGRAALVAMVVLVGSYLATGVAAQMVVGSGDQGLGLANPETSDNVFAALAGPVMGPALGILLFVAVLASAAASLQTTFIPVARTVLAMSTYEALPASYARVHPRFKTPGRATVTAGVATGVFYAVMTLVSEHVLVDTIYALGLMICFYYALTAFACAWYFRGELLRSGRDLVFKGLFPVLGGVLLAAVFAKTLIDMWDPAYGSGSSVLGVGSVFVIGVGLLALGLVIMTVMRWRSPAFFRGEVLTPSTPALVAQDRE from the coding sequence ATGACTCAGCTGGACGTACGGCCCCCGGCCGGAGACAAGGGCGCGCCCCCCACCGAGGGGATGCGCGCCAAAGGCCTGAGCGGGAACTCCGTCGGCCTGCTGGGCAGCGCGGTCATCGGTGTGTCGACCGTGGCCCCGGTGTACTGCCTGACCTCGACGCTCGGCTCCACGGCCGGCGAGGTGGGCGTGCAGATGCCCGCCGTCTTCCTCGCGGGCTTCCTGCCGATGCTGCTGGTGGCCTTCGCCTACCGCGAGCTGAACAAGGCGATGCCCGACTGCGGCACCTCCTTCACCTGGACGGTGAAGGCGTTCGGGCCGCGCCTGGGCTGGATGTGCGGCTGGGGCCTGGTGATCGCCACGATCATCGTCCTGTCGAACCTGGCCGGCGTGGCCACCTCGTACTTCTGGTTGCTGGCGGGCGAGATCACGGGCAGTGAGTCCGTCGCCGCGCTGGACGGGAACAAGGCCGTCCACATCGTCACCTGTCTCGCGCTGATCGCGGTCGCGACACTGATCAGCTACCGCGGGATGACCGCGACCAAGGGCGTGCAGTACGCGCTGGTGGCGTTGCAGCTGCTGGTGTTGGCCGTCTTCGTGGCGATGGCCTTCGGGAAGGCGGGAAGCGCCGAGTTCCCGACGTCGGCGGAGTTCTCGTGGTCGTGGCTGAATCCGTTCGCCGTGCAGTCGTTCGGCGCGTTCACCGCGGGCCTGTCGCTGTCAATCTTCATGTACTGGGGCTGGGACGCCTGCCTGACCGCGAACGAGGAGACCAGCGGCAGCACCCGTACCCCCGGCCGCGCGGCGCTGGTCGCCATGGTGGTGCTGGTCGGCTCGTACCTCGCCACCGGTGTGGCGGCGCAGATGGTCGTCGGCTCCGGTGACCAGGGGCTCGGCCTCGCCAACCCGGAGACCTCCGACAACGTCTTCGCCGCGCTGGCCGGCCCGGTGATGGGCCCCGCGCTCGGCATCCTGCTCTTCGTCGCGGTGCTCGCGTCGGCCGCGGCCAGCCTGCAGACCACGTTCATCCCGGTGGCCCGTACGGTGCTGGCGATGTCGACGTACGAGGCCCTGCCGGCGTCGTACGCCCGGGTGCACCCCCGCTTCAAGACGCCGGGGCGGGCCACCGTGACCGCGGGCGTCGCGACCGGCGTGTTCTACGCGGTGATGACGCTGGTCAGCGAGCACGTGCTGGTCGACACCATCTACGCGCTCGGCCTGATGATCTGCTTCTACTACGCTCTGACGGCCTTCGCGTGCGCCTGGTACTTCCGTGGCGAACTGCTGCGCTCCGGCCGCGACCTGGTGTTCAAGGGGCTGTTCCCGGTGCTCGGCGGCGTGCTGCTGGCGGCGGTGTTCGCCAAGACGCTGATCGACATGTGGGACCCGGCGTACGGCAGCGGCTCGTCCGTGCTGGGTGTGGGCTCGGTGTTCGTGATCGGCGTGGGGCTGCTGGCCCTGGGCCTGGTGATCATGACCGTGATGCGGTGGCGCAGCCCGGCCTTCTTCCGCGGTGAGGTGCTGACGCCGTCGACGCCGGCGCTGGTCGCCCAGGACCGAGAATGA
- a CDS encoding CsbD family protein yields MEQAKGKAKEAAGRAVGNERMTAEGRMEQSKGDARQAKEKTKDTFKH; encoded by the coding sequence ATGGAACAGGCCAAGGGGAAGGCCAAGGAGGCGGCCGGCCGCGCGGTCGGCAACGAGCGGATGACCGCCGAGGGCAGGATGGAGCAGTCCAAGGGCGATGCTCGTCAGGCCAAGGAGAAGACCAAGGACACGTTCAAGCACTGA
- a CDS encoding BON domain-containing protein, producing MTGPDAQRAPAAAGPEHLEYRVAHLRDRLAAGDLGELGVRIEVRGEAVLLTGTVPSAQCRDEVRRIAQEELTGLPVHDDLVVTDCSSPDHAEDIA from the coding sequence ATGACCGGCCCCGACGCACAGCGCGCGCCCGCCGCCGCGGGCCCGGAGCACCTGGAGTACCGCGTCGCCCACCTCCGTGACCGGCTCGCCGCCGGGGACCTCGGTGAGCTGGGCGTGCGCATCGAGGTACGCGGCGAGGCGGTGCTGCTCACCGGCACCGTGCCCTCCGCCCAGTGCCGTGACGAGGTGCGCCGCATCGCCCAGGAGGAGCTCACCGGGCTGCCGGTGCACGACGACCTCGTGGTGACCGACTGCTCGTCGCCCGATCACGCGGAGGACATCGCATGA
- a CDS encoding class I SAM-dependent methyltransferase: MTELPAPTEPAAFWEARYRDTDRVWSGRPNALLVREAADLEPGTALDLGCGEGADAVWLASRGWRVTGVDISSTALERAALHAADAGVGDRTAWERHELGRTFPKGAFDLVNAQYLQSPVGLDQQGVLRRAAEAVADHGTLLIVMHAGWPSWQTEPPFEAVFPTRESVLAELALPEGSWTVKTAETVRRTSVSPEGVEGFREDNVWRLRRL, encoded by the coding sequence ATGACCGAACTTCCCGCACCCACCGAGCCCGCCGCCTTCTGGGAGGCCCGCTACCGCGACACCGACCGTGTGTGGAGCGGCCGCCCCAACGCCCTGCTCGTACGCGAGGCGGCCGACCTGGAGCCCGGTACCGCCCTCGACCTCGGCTGCGGGGAGGGTGCCGACGCGGTGTGGCTGGCGTCCCGGGGCTGGCGGGTCACCGGTGTCGACATCTCGTCCACCGCGCTGGAACGGGCCGCGCTGCACGCCGCCGACGCCGGGGTCGGCGACCGCACCGCCTGGGAACGGCACGAGCTCGGCCGCACCTTCCCCAAGGGCGCCTTCGACCTGGTGAACGCCCAGTACCTGCAGTCCCCGGTGGGCCTCGACCAGCAGGGGGTGCTGCGACGCGCCGCCGAGGCCGTCGCCGACCACGGCACGCTGCTGATCGTGATGCACGCCGGCTGGCCGTCGTGGCAGACGGAGCCGCCCTTCGAGGCCGTCTTCCCGACCCGGGAGAGCGTCCTGGCCGAACTGGCGCTGCCCGAGGGTAGCTGGACCGTGAAGACGGCGGAGACCGTACGGCGGACGAGCGTCTCACCCGAGGGGGTGGAAGGGTTCCGGGAGGACAACGTGTGGCGGCTGCGGCGCCTGTGA
- a CDS encoding lipoprotein produces the protein MLVGAGNAWRGLVHAAVVAGLLTGCGGGPAEGDAEAAASTSAAADPATATPASGEAESGGTIGTVGSACELPVTFDIAARWEAESVAVAQDAPKELADLVWRQGPVTAACEVDAKPAGHIGFLRVFTGEPGDTDTRAVLEAFLAADKGVGEETYQPFATGDLHGTEVEYLYDSELTDGTKTERALAVTTPDGPVVLHLGGLDTAEHQAMLPAYELAKRTLRTS, from the coding sequence GTGCTGGTGGGGGCGGGGAACGCGTGGCGGGGGCTGGTCCACGCGGCGGTGGTGGCAGGGCTGCTGACGGGATGTGGGGGCGGGCCGGCGGAGGGCGACGCCGAGGCGGCGGCGAGCACATCGGCCGCCGCGGACCCGGCGACCGCGACCCCGGCGTCCGGCGAGGCCGAGAGCGGCGGCACGATCGGGACGGTGGGATCGGCCTGCGAGCTGCCCGTCACCTTCGACATCGCCGCGCGCTGGGAGGCGGAGTCGGTCGCCGTCGCGCAGGACGCGCCGAAGGAGCTCGCCGACCTGGTGTGGCGGCAGGGACCGGTGACCGCGGCCTGCGAGGTGGACGCCAAGCCCGCCGGCCACATCGGCTTCCTGCGGGTCTTCACGGGCGAGCCGGGCGACACCGACACGCGTGCCGTACTGGAGGCGTTCCTGGCCGCCGACAAGGGCGTCGGCGAGGAGACGTACCAGCCGTTCGCGACGGGTGACCTCCACGGCACCGAGGTCGAGTACCTGTACGACAGCGAGCTGACGGACGGGACCAAGACGGAGCGCGCCCTCGCGGTGACCACGCCGGACGGCCCGGTCGTCCTGCACCTCGGCGGGCTGGACACGGCGGAGCACCAGGCGATGCTTCCGGCGTACGAGCTCGCGAAACGCACGTTGCGGACGTCCTGA
- a CDS encoding fructosamine kinase family protein, with product MHGSDQGPEGAAARFTGRAVTGLRPLSGTLVEAILDDGRVVMVKRHDAPGGVGAEAAGLRWLGAAGTVRVPAVHGHDGRWLVTDRVPEGRPDGRTASRFGRDLAALHACGAEAFGAAPPGGPRDASIGLAPLRNVPGTDWPGWYAEHRVLPYLRAAVDDGTLRAGEASVVERVCERLPELAGPPEPPARLHGDLWNGNVLWGADGHAWLIDPAAHGGHRETDLAMLRLFGCPHLDEVLDGYQEAAPLADGWRERVPLHQLFPLLVHAVLFGRSYAEQAVGAARAALAR from the coding sequence GTGCACGGAAGCGACCAGGGGCCCGAGGGCGCGGCGGCCCGCTTCACCGGGCGGGCGGTGACCGGCCTGCGGCCGCTGTCCGGCACGCTCGTCGAGGCGATCCTCGACGACGGCCGGGTGGTGATGGTGAAACGCCATGACGCGCCGGGCGGGGTGGGGGCAGAGGCGGCGGGCCTGCGGTGGCTCGGTGCCGCGGGCACGGTGCGGGTTCCGGCCGTGCACGGCCATGACGGGCGCTGGCTGGTGACCGACCGGGTGCCGGAGGGCCGGCCCGACGGACGCACGGCCTCGCGGTTCGGGCGGGACCTGGCCGCGCTGCACGCCTGCGGGGCCGAGGCGTTCGGGGCCGCGCCGCCGGGCGGACCGCGCGACGCCTCGATCGGGCTCGCTCCCCTGCGCAACGTGCCCGGCACCGACTGGCCCGGCTGGTACGCCGAGCACCGCGTGCTGCCGTACCTGCGCGCCGCCGTGGACGACGGCACGCTCCGCGCCGGGGAGGCGAGCGTCGTCGAGCGGGTCTGCGAGCGGCTCCCGGAGCTCGCCGGGCCCCCCGAGCCGCCCGCCCGGCTGCACGGCGACCTGTGGAACGGCAACGTGCTGTGGGGCGCCGACGGGCACGCCTGGCTCATCGACCCGGCCGCGCACGGCGGGCACCGCGAGACCGACCTCGCCATGCTGCGTCTGTTCGGCTGTCCCCACCTGGACGAGGTGCTCGACGGCTACCAGGAGGCCGCCCCGCTCGCCGACGGCTGGCGCGAACGGGTCCCGCTGCACCAGCTCTTCCCGCTGCTCGTGCACGCCGTGCTGTTCGGCCGGTCCTACGCCGAGCAGGCGGTCGGGGCGGCGCGGGCGGCGCTGGCCCGCTGA
- a CDS encoding carbohydrate-binding protein, giving the protein MLHRHAATGRRTVLVAVGTLVLSGIGSTAAAEPPPAAGPPPSATQTLGADRPSAQVLRALERDLGLTAQQAATRLVNEAEAGTRAGRLRLALGERFAGAWVTGATSSTLTVATTSKADVTTIQGQGAKAAVVKASLSDLTAVKERLDKAATRVSTRYTPQWYVDMPKNRVVIEAASRTTAATFAAAARLDAEQVDVRVTTKRPRLLENITGGDAYYINDAARCSVGFSVSKGAQRGFATAGHCGDPGDRTTGHNEAEQGTFQASTFPRKDMAWVGVNNDWTATADVKGEGGETVQVGGSVEALVGASVCRSGSTTGWHCGKVEQHGTSVSYAEGVVDGLTRTTVCAEPGDSGGPFIAGAQAQGMTSGGTGDCTSGGTTFYQPINPVLSDFGLTLKTASTGAATPDPQGGGSDGWAAGRVYPVGATVTHDGVVYQCLQAHQAQGAWTPAGTPALWQRM; this is encoded by the coding sequence ATGCTGCACAGACATGCCGCGACCGGGCGCCGTACGGTGCTGGTCGCGGTCGGCACGTTGGTGCTCAGCGGAATCGGTTCGACCGCGGCCGCCGAGCCACCGCCCGCGGCGGGTCCGCCGCCCTCGGCGACGCAGACGCTCGGGGCCGACAGACCGTCGGCACAGGTGCTGCGTGCCCTGGAGCGTGACCTGGGCCTGACCGCGCAGCAGGCGGCGACGCGGCTGGTGAACGAGGCGGAGGCGGGCACCCGTGCGGGCCGGCTCCGGCTCGCGCTGGGCGAGCGCTTCGCCGGCGCGTGGGTGACCGGCGCCACCTCGAGCACGCTCACCGTGGCGACCACCAGCAAGGCGGACGTGACCACCATCCAGGGGCAGGGCGCGAAGGCCGCCGTGGTGAAGGCGTCCCTGAGCGATCTCACGGCCGTCAAGGAACGGCTGGACAAGGCCGCGACCCGCGTCAGCACGCGCTACACGCCGCAGTGGTACGTCGACATGCCGAAGAACCGGGTCGTGATCGAGGCGGCGAGCAGGACGACCGCGGCCACCTTCGCCGCGGCGGCCCGCCTCGACGCCGAGCAGGTGGACGTCCGGGTGACGACGAAGCGGCCGCGACTGCTGGAGAACATCACCGGCGGCGACGCCTACTACATCAACGACGCGGCCCGCTGCTCGGTCGGCTTCTCGGTGAGCAAGGGCGCGCAGCGCGGCTTCGCCACCGCCGGCCACTGCGGCGACCCCGGCGACCGGACCACCGGCCACAACGAGGCCGAACAGGGCACCTTCCAGGCCTCCACCTTCCCCCGCAAGGACATGGCGTGGGTCGGCGTGAACAACGACTGGACCGCGACGGCCGACGTGAAGGGCGAGGGCGGCGAGACCGTGCAGGTCGGCGGTTCGGTCGAGGCGCTCGTCGGCGCGTCGGTGTGCCGGTCCGGCTCCACCACGGGCTGGCACTGCGGCAAGGTCGAGCAGCACGGCACGAGCGTCAGCTACGCGGAGGGCGTCGTCGACGGGCTGACCCGGACGACGGTGTGCGCCGAACCGGGCGACTCCGGTGGCCCGTTCATCGCGGGCGCGCAGGCGCAGGGCATGACCTCCGGCGGCACCGGTGACTGCACGAGCGGCGGCACCACGTTCTACCAGCCGATCAACCCGGTCCTCAGCGACTTCGGGCTCACGCTGAAGACGGCGTCCACCGGTGCGGCGACGCCGGACCCGCAGGGCGGCGGGAGCGACGGATGGGCCGCCGGGCGCGTCTACCCGGTCGGGGCCACGGTGACGCACGACGGCGTCGTCTACCAGTGCCTGCAGGCCCACCAGGCGCAGGGTGCCTGGACGCCGGCCGGGACGCCGGCGCTGTGGCAGCGCATGTGA
- a CDS encoding nucleotidyltransferase family protein, which produces MVQNGDDATLAPRAEGAGLRLAAQPPVEQPGPEETHELPRDRNQAILEAAKQVGTLLKRGGHEFALAGSVAAYAHGASENLQHDADFCIRPEDADAVAATLRDAGLPVRTPPEDWLLKSTCFGQDIDIIFELAHRPVSTGMLQRSEEIPVDSVRMPVLAPTDLLSSLLAAFSEHHCDFGAVLPIARALREKVDWERIRGDVGDEAMAAAFLFLLERLNVITPREEQP; this is translated from the coding sequence ATGGTGCAGAACGGCGACGACGCGACGCTCGCCCCACGTGCCGAGGGGGCCGGTCTCCGGCTGGCGGCACAGCCGCCCGTCGAGCAGCCGGGACCGGAGGAGACGCACGAACTGCCGCGAGATCGCAACCAGGCGATCCTCGAAGCCGCCAAGCAGGTCGGCACGCTGTTGAAGCGGGGCGGGCACGAGTTCGCGCTGGCGGGCAGTGTGGCCGCCTATGCGCACGGGGCCAGCGAGAACCTGCAGCACGACGCCGATTTCTGCATCAGGCCGGAGGACGCCGACGCGGTCGCGGCCACGCTGCGCGACGCCGGGCTGCCGGTGCGCACGCCGCCGGAGGACTGGCTGCTGAAGTCGACGTGCTTCGGGCAGGACATCGACATCATCTTCGAGCTGGCGCACCGGCCCGTGTCGACGGGCATGCTGCAACGGTCGGAGGAGATCCCGGTGGACTCGGTGCGGATGCCGGTGCTGGCGCCGACCGACCTGCTGTCCAGCCTGCTCGCCGCCTTCTCGGAGCACCACTGCGACTTCGGCGCGGTGCTGCCGATCGCCCGTGCGCTGCGCGAGAAGGTCGACTGGGAGCGGATCCGCGGGGACGTCGGGGACGAAGCGATGGCCGCCGCCTTCCTGTTCCTGCTCGAACGCCTGAACGTGATCACTCCTCGGGAGGAGCAGCCATGA
- a CDS encoding FAD-dependent oxidoreductase, with protein sequence MTEQAALHASYWLDTLPPGDPAPPPADDVTVDVAVVGGGMAGLSTAWELTRRGHGVAVLEADRIAAGVTGHTTAKISAQHTLIYDRLRRTRGKDGARLYARSQTEAIHHAAEIVHELGIDCEWEDTASYTFALGRRRIPELRAEAEAAKEAGLTAEFLTETDLPFPVAGAVRVADQAQFHPRKYLLALADAIRAGGGHLYEGTRVVGLTEGEPCVLTTEEGTRVTARAVVVATHYPVFDRALLFTRLSPRRELVIAAPVDAVKAPQGMYITPEHNTRSVRTAPYADGKRLLIITGEHFTPGSGEDTEELFATLTSWAERHFGPLRLSHQWATQDNESTDHVPLVGPLHPGSRHTYVATGFGGWGMSGSIMAGRLLCDEITGREAPPWSELYDPRRIAPVVREGGQFIRHQAKVARHFIGDRLPGLTRPGPDDLAPGDGAVMHVDGRRCAVHRDEDGRLHAVSARCTHLGCLVSFNRAEQAWECPCHGSRFAPDGEVVQGPAVRPLEQRDI encoded by the coding sequence ATGACCGAGCAGGCAGCACTCCACGCGTCGTACTGGCTCGACACCCTCCCGCCCGGTGACCCGGCACCGCCGCCCGCCGACGACGTCACGGTCGACGTCGCCGTCGTCGGCGGCGGCATGGCCGGGCTCAGCACGGCATGGGAACTGACCCGGCGCGGACACGGAGTCGCCGTGCTGGAGGCCGACCGGATCGCCGCCGGCGTCACCGGCCACACCACCGCCAAGATCAGCGCTCAGCACACCCTCATCTACGACCGGCTGCGCCGCACGCGCGGCAAGGACGGGGCGCGCCTGTACGCGCGCTCGCAGACGGAGGCCATCCACCACGCCGCCGAGATCGTCCACGAGCTGGGCATCGACTGCGAATGGGAGGACACCGCCTCCTACACGTTCGCGCTGGGCCGCCGCCGCATCCCCGAACTGCGGGCCGAGGCGGAGGCCGCCAAGGAGGCGGGCCTGACCGCCGAGTTCCTCACGGAGACGGACCTGCCGTTCCCCGTGGCGGGGGCGGTCCGGGTCGCGGACCAGGCCCAGTTCCACCCGCGCAAGTACCTGCTGGCGCTGGCCGACGCGATCCGCGCCGGGGGAGGGCACCTGTACGAGGGGACGCGCGTCGTCGGGCTCACCGAGGGCGAGCCGTGCGTGCTGACCACGGAGGAGGGCACCCGGGTGACCGCCCGGGCGGTCGTCGTCGCCACGCACTACCCGGTCTTCGACCGCGCCCTGCTCTTCACCCGCCTCTCGCCCCGCCGGGAGCTGGTGATCGCCGCTCCCGTCGACGCCGTCAAGGCGCCCCAGGGTATGTACATCACGCCCGAGCACAACACCCGCTCGGTGCGCACGGCACCGTACGCCGACGGGAAACGGCTGCTCATCATCACCGGCGAGCACTTCACTCCCGGCAGCGGCGAGGACACCGAGGAGCTCTTCGCGACGCTCACCAGCTGGGCCGAACGCCACTTCGGCCCGCTGCGCCTGAGCCACCAGTGGGCCACCCAGGACAACGAATCCACCGACCACGTGCCGCTGGTCGGCCCGCTGCACCCCGGGAGCCGTCACACCTACGTCGCCACCGGCTTCGGCGGCTGGGGCATGAGCGGCAGCATCATGGCCGGCCGGCTGCTCTGCGACGAGATCACCGGGCGCGAGGCGCCGCCGTGGAGCGAGTTGTACGACCCGCGCCGCATCGCGCCCGTGGTGCGCGAGGGCGGCCAGTTCATCCGTCACCAGGCCAAGGTCGCACGGCACTTCATCGGCGACCGGCTGCCGGGCCTGACCCGACCGGGTCCGGACGACCTCGCCCCCGGCGACGGCGCCGTCATGCACGTCGATGGCCGGCGCTGCGCGGTTCACCGCGACGAGGACGGTCGCCTGCACGCGGTGTCCGCGCGCTGCACCCATCTGGGCTGCCTGGTGTCGTTCAACCGTGCCGAGCAGGCCTGGGAGTGCCCCTGCCACGGCTCCCGCTTCGCCCCCGACGGCGAGGTCGTCCAGGGCCCGGCGGTACGGCCGCTGGAACAGCGGGACATCTGA
- a CDS encoding metallophosphoesterase family protein has protein sequence MIRIAAVGDIHMGPDSQGALRPAFETLPDCADVLLLAGDLTRHGTPDEARVVAREITDLGVPVVAVLGNHDHHDERPEEVTAILEDAGADVLEGRATVVTAGGMRIGVAGTKGFGGGFVGRNAGEFGEPLMKEFVRYSRRCADGLRTALEQLAGETCDVRVALTHFSPVPETLAGEPLEIYPFLGSYLLAEAIDTAGADLAVHGHAHAGTEHGMTSGGVRVRNVAQPVIGRAFHVYHVPVNARVP, from the coding sequence ATGATCCGGATCGCCGCCGTCGGGGACATCCACATGGGTCCCGACAGCCAGGGCGCGCTGCGCCCTGCGTTCGAAACGCTGCCCGACTGTGCCGACGTGCTGCTGCTCGCCGGGGACCTCACCCGGCACGGAACGCCGGACGAGGCCCGCGTGGTGGCCCGGGAGATCACGGACCTCGGCGTGCCCGTCGTCGCCGTGCTGGGCAACCACGACCACCACGACGAGCGCCCCGAAGAGGTCACGGCCATCCTGGAGGACGCCGGTGCCGATGTGCTGGAGGGACGGGCCACGGTCGTGACCGCCGGCGGGATGCGCATCGGGGTGGCCGGCACCAAGGGCTTCGGCGGCGGCTTCGTGGGGCGCAACGCCGGTGAGTTCGGCGAGCCGCTGATGAAGGAGTTCGTGCGGTACTCGCGCCGGTGCGCCGACGGACTGCGCACGGCGCTGGAGCAGCTGGCCGGCGAAACCTGCGACGTGCGGGTCGCGTTGACGCACTTCTCCCCCGTGCCGGAGACGCTGGCCGGCGAGCCGCTGGAGATCTATCCGTTCCTGGGCAGCTATCTGCTGGCCGAGGCGATCGACACCGCGGGCGCCGACCTCGCGGTGCACGGGCACGCACACGCCGGCACCGAGCACGGCATGACCAGCGGCGGCGTTCGCGTCCGCAATGTCGCGCAGCCGGTGATCGGCCGCGCCTTCCACGTCTACCACGTACCGGTGAACGCGCGCGTGCCGTAA